A region of the Pricia mediterranea genome:
CCCACAAATCTGAACTTCTTTTTGACACACAATCCGTTCTGGGCGAAGGCCCGGTATGGGATTGGCGTAGGCAACGATTATTTTGGGTGGATATCGAAGGGAAAATGCTACACCGATCGGAGGCCTCGGGCGAAAATCATACCCAATGGGATTTTAACGGGATGCTGGGGGCGGCCGTACCCGCAGGCTCGGGAAACCTGATTTTGGCCCTAGAGTCGGGCTTGGCCTCTTTTGATCCAGAGACCGAAAGACTGACACCCCTCCAAGTCTTGGAAAACAACGATTCAAAAATGAGGTACAACGACGGTAAAGTAGGACCCAACGGCCACTTTTGGATCGGGAGCATGCACAAAGAAACTGCCCCTAAGTCCGGCAACCTCTATCTTGTCGATCAGCGGTTCCATGTCGAGGTCAAAATCGCAAGCACATCAATTTCGAACGGGATGGCCTGGTCATCCGATAACAAGACTTTCTACTTTATCGATTCTCCGACCCACGAGGTTCGTGCCTATGATTTCGATGCGGAAAACAGTTCGATTTCCAATAAAAAATCCATCATACGGGTTCCGGAAGAATATGGGAGTCCCGATGGTATGTCGATAGACGACGAAGGAATGCTTTGGATTGCCCATTGGGGCGGCAGTTGCGTACGCCGCTGGAATCCGGCCACCGGCCAATTCCTTGAAAAAATAACGGTAGATGCCCCGCACGTCACCTCGTGTTGTTTTGGAGGAAGAAATCTGGACACCCTTTACATTACTACGGCAAGAAGCGGTCTCTCCGAGAATCAATTACAGGAGTTTCCGGCAAGCGGCGGGCTGTTCATAAGCCGCCCTGCGGTAAAAGGAACCCTTATCAACTATTTTAAGGACAATTGATGCAATATTCGGGTATAAGGAACAAAACCGCTATAGTCACCGGTGCCGCGGAAGGCATAGGATACGCCATCTGTGAATCGCTGATACGGGCGGGTGCCCAAGTGGTGCTCAATGACCTCGACAAGTCACGGGCGGAGGAAGCGGCTAAACTCCTCGACGTAAATAATCCGGGGAAATGCCTTGCTTTCGCCGGGGATGCAGGCGATGTGCCCACCATCGAGCGCATGGTCGATTTTGCCGTCACGAATTTCGGGAGCGTCGATTTCGTGGTGCCCAATGCGGGGATGTCGCTGTTCGGGGATTTTTTGGACTTTACTCCCGAATCCTTTCAAAAAGTAATGCGCCTCAATTTACAAGGCGCCTTTTTTCTGGCGCAAAGTGCCGCCAAACAGATGATTCGTCAAGGGCAGGGCGGACGTATGATCTTAATATCCTCGCAGGTCGGTATCAGGGCGTATCATCGGCTATCCGCCTATGGGATGACCAAGGCCGCCTTGCGGATGTTCGCACAAAATCTCGCCTACGAACTGGGACAACATGGAATTACCGTGAATGCCATCGCACCGGGCGCCACTCTGACCGAGCGAACCTCGCAGGAACAGCCCGATTACGAGGGCGTCTGGAGCAAACTGAATCCCAACGGAAGGGTCGGAAAACCAGAGGATATCGCCAGAACCTGCCTTTTTCTACTCTCGGACGAAGCCTCCCACATTAATGGGCAGACGATTCCGGTGGACGGGGGCTGGACCACCGCCGGAAAATACCCCGAGGATTTAAGCTGATTTTTATTAGGCAATTTTTGACCGCCCCCCCTCCATTGATTCCTTGTTTTCAAATCTTAGCGCTCTTCAAGAACCTTGATTTTAATATTCTTGAAATCGATGGGCTGTCCCTCACTTTGCAGCGCTATAAAACCTTCTTTTAGCAACTGCCCATCTTTTTTGACTTTGGGATCGTAACCCTCTACTACCCCGCCGCCGATTTGAGGCTTGGTGTACTCCAGTACCTTTTTTCCGTTGATCTTATGGGTCACTAGTGAATCGCCCCGAACGATCAGTTCTGCCTTTACCCATTGGTCTCCAAAATAGGTGTCCGACGTCGAGTTAAGGCAGTGTCCGGGATAGATGTCCCCATCATATACGATTTCAGTGCCGGGAGAGCACATATTACCGGTAGGGCGCTCTTGCCCCTCTTTGATTCCCGCCAGAAACTGCATTTCTACCGAAATCGGCCAATTCTGCTCCTTCGGCATACTATGTGGGTCTTGGGAGTGGAACATGACCCCGCTGTTCTTCAAGGTGTACGAAGGCGCTCCCGGATGGAGTTCGCCCACAAAACGGTATTCCATCGACAAATGGTAGTGGGAATAGGGCGTGTCATAGTACAGGTGTCCGAACCGGTCGTCGAAATCCCCCTCGTAGTTGTCATAGCGGACTTTGATTATGCCATCTTCCGCCCGGAAAGTATCTCCGTGGTTATTGCCCGTTTCATAATGGTGGATTTTCGTGGTCCATCCCTCCAGATCCTTGCCGTTGAACAACGAGACCCATCCCTTGTCTGAACCCGCATTTTTTTGAGCATTACAGTTATGAAAAACCAAAAGGCATAATCCAAATACAACTCCTTTTATCGAAATCATTATCCTGTTTTTCATGCGTATCACTGTTTTTTAATTTGCCTAAAATAAATGTTTCTGGATTTTTGCGGATAATTCTAGATTTGTCACACCTTGAAATACACCTTATGCTTATCTAAAAAATAAGTGATATACCAAAACATGTACAGTACCAGAAGCGCGTTGATCACCGCTATTATCGGTTCTGATAACCCCAGTGGCCCCAGCAGACCCTCCGTCCAAATCATTCCGAAACCGCGGAACCATTGCGCGCCGACGGTTTCCGCAAACAGGTAGATGAATATGGAATTCGTACCGACCACCGAGAAAATCCGTAGCCAGGCCCGTTTGTTATCCTTTATATCGATGGCCCAATAGAACAGGGTCAAAGTTAGAATGGCGAAACCTCCTGAAGCCAAGGTAAACGATGAGGTTGCGATGCGTTTGATAATTGGAGTGATCTGCAGCCAATCCATGGCAAAACCCAAAATCAAGATGGCAGCACCCCAAATAAGAAATGGCCTCAGCTTTTCCCGTACTGGCACATGCGATAGTAATATTTTACCACAGACCACGCCCCATATCGTATGTACAGCGGTCGGAATAAAATTGACGAACACCCAAAACCCGTCATTCACCTTTCCCATGACCAACATATCAACATACGCGCCGAAACTGTCGTGATTTTGGGCGTAGGGAGCTTCGGGATTGTA
Encoded here:
- a CDS encoding acyltransferase family protein produces the protein MSQLASNVSKRLFSLDVFRGLTMFLLIAEAAGFHHNFVNLTENTAFQSLALQLEHHPWNGLRFWDLIQPFFMFIVGVAMPFSLRKRLASGTRSAVTRHIVRRCFLLFAFGVMLHCVYSHALVWELWNVLVQLAFTILIAYAIMHLPNRIQVGVSIILLLLTEILYRAYNPEAPYAQNHDSFGAYVDMLVMGKVNDGFWVFVNFIPTAVHTIWGVVCGKILLSHVPVREKLRPFLIWGAAILILGFAMDWLQITPIIKRIATSSFTLASGGFAILTLTLFYWAIDIKDNKRAWLRIFSVVGTNSIFIYLFAETVGAQWFRGFGMIWTEGLLGPLGLSEPIIAVINALLVLYMFWYITYFLDKHKVYFKV
- a CDS encoding SMP-30/gluconolactonase/LRE family protein, with translation MKSHKSELLFDTQSVLGEGPVWDWRRQRLFWVDIEGKMLHRSEASGENHTQWDFNGMLGAAVPAGSGNLILALESGLASFDPETERLTPLQVLENNDSKMRYNDGKVGPNGHFWIGSMHKETAPKSGNLYLVDQRFHVEVKIASTSISNGMAWSSDNKTFYFIDSPTHEVRAYDFDAENSSISNKKSIIRVPEEYGSPDGMSIDDEGMLWIAHWGGSCVRRWNPATGQFLEKITVDAPHVTSCCFGGRNLDTLYITTARSGLSENQLQEFPASGGLFISRPAVKGTLINYFKDN
- a CDS encoding 3-keto-disaccharide hydrolase; protein product: MKNRIMISIKGVVFGLCLLVFHNCNAQKNAGSDKGWVSLFNGKDLEGWTTKIHHYETGNNHGDTFRAEDGIIKVRYDNYEGDFDDRFGHLYYDTPYSHYHLSMEYRFVGELHPGAPSYTLKNSGVMFHSQDPHSMPKEQNWPISVEMQFLAGIKEGQERPTGNMCSPGTEIVYDGDIYPGHCLNSTSDTYFGDQWVKAELIVRGDSLVTHKINGKKVLEYTKPQIGGGVVEGYDPKVKKDGQLLKEGFIALQSEGQPIDFKNIKIKVLEER
- a CDS encoding SDR family NAD(P)-dependent oxidoreductase, whose translation is MQYSGIRNKTAIVTGAAEGIGYAICESLIRAGAQVVLNDLDKSRAEEAAKLLDVNNPGKCLAFAGDAGDVPTIERMVDFAVTNFGSVDFVVPNAGMSLFGDFLDFTPESFQKVMRLNLQGAFFLAQSAAKQMIRQGQGGRMILISSQVGIRAYHRLSAYGMTKAALRMFAQNLAYELGQHGITVNAIAPGATLTERTSQEQPDYEGVWSKLNPNGRVGKPEDIARTCLFLLSDEASHINGQTIPVDGGWTTAGKYPEDLS